One Rhodothermaceae bacterium genomic window carries:
- a CDS encoding ABC transporter substrate-binding protein, with amino-acid sequence MRQICLLFLVLTGCSASLEGERTIQDDLGRTVEVPHSIERVVPLAPNITELLFASGAGSKVVGVSAYDDFPPAVDSLPRYSVIPMDFEAIVALDVDLVFASEQVNNPKDANTFAAVGIPVYFVAVNTLEDLTRAMRDLGELLGTSGAAHKRATQLEDSLAQLAVLTANLPEKPDVLFLIDTTTLYAFGQGSYIHEIIDIAGGHSITKTHSIRFPILTDEFVLASDPDVIVGSFGPGFEKSRLLAHHPAWDILSSIVSDRVFGLDPAILRPGPRLVAGSWELARVLHPEAVTNP; translated from the coding sequence ATGCGTCAAATCTGTTTGCTTTTCCTGGTCCTTACCGGCTGCTCGGCCAGCCTGGAGGGAGAACGCACGATTCAGGATGATCTAGGTCGCACCGTAGAGGTACCCCATAGCATTGAAAGGGTTGTCCCTTTGGCACCCAATATCACAGAACTCCTCTTTGCCTCCGGGGCTGGATCAAAAGTTGTCGGGGTATCGGCTTATGACGATTTCCCCCCTGCGGTTGATTCACTGCCCCGGTACAGTGTCATCCCAATGGACTTTGAAGCTATTGTCGCTCTTGACGTAGATCTGGTCTTTGCAAGTGAACAGGTGAACAATCCAAAGGATGCAAATACTTTTGCAGCAGTAGGGATTCCTGTCTACTTTGTTGCTGTAAATACACTCGAGGACTTAACGAGGGCAATGCGGGATCTGGGCGAACTTCTCGGTACATCAGGGGCCGCGCACAAACGTGCCACACAGCTTGAAGACTCACTCGCTCAGCTTGCCGTTCTGACCGCAAATCTACCCGAAAAACCGGACGTACTGTTTTTGATAGATACGACCACATTGTATGCATTCGGGCAGGGGAGCTACATACATGAAATTATTGATATAGCTGGCGGTCATAGCATCACGAAGACCCATTCTATACGGTTTCCTATTCTGACAGATGAGTTCGTTTTGGCCTCTGATCCAGATGTGATTGTAGGTTCATTTGGCCCTGGATTCGAGAAGTCCCGGCTGCTTGCACATCATCCAGCTTGGGATATCTTATCGTCCATTGTTTCCGACCGGGTCTTTGGACTTGACCCCGCCATATTACGGCCCGGTCCGCGTCTCGTGGCTGGGTCCTGGGAACTCGCCCGGGTGCTGCATCCTGAAGCGGTGACGAATCCATGA
- a CDS encoding arylsulfatase: MLIILADDLGYSDIGAYGGEIHTPTLDTLAENGVRFRQFYNAGRCCPTRASLLTGRYPHGVGMGAMVSSVDSELTTGPYQGYLSESALTLAEMLQDSGYRTYMSGKWHVGERPQHWPRTRGFERYFGLISGASSYYEIIENQPRKRQMVLDDDPWSPPDSGFYMTDAFTDRAIEFLQSHPSEKPFLLYLAYTAPHWPLHALPEDIARYAHEYEEGWDVLRQDRYARMQELGVIDETYAFSSRPPRLPAWQDMIDRNDWALRMSVYAAMVDRMDQGIGRVIDQLRSTDALDNTLVIFLSDNGGCAESVDGRRLHDPSTHAGERGSYLAYEEAWANASNTPFRLYKQWVHEGGIATPLIAHWPARIRGPGRIIDEPGHVIDLMATVAEVARATLPHSDGKSLLPLLDTPEYSWPDRTLYWEHIGNRAIRQGDWKLVWDRGRAEWELYNLALDATELYDLAAEAPEIASSLQHRWEVWADSIGVQLR, translated from the coding sequence ATTCTGATCATTCTGGCGGACGATCTGGGATATTCGGATATCGGAGCGTACGGAGGCGAAATCCATACGCCAACTCTTGACACGTTGGCGGAAAATGGAGTCCGTTTCCGCCAGTTCTATAATGCGGGACGCTGCTGCCCGACAAGAGCTTCCCTGTTGACCGGCCGCTATCCGCACGGTGTCGGGATGGGGGCAATGGTGTCTTCCGTTGACAGCGAGCTGACGACGGGACCCTATCAGGGCTATCTTAGCGAATCGGCATTGACCCTTGCGGAGATGCTTCAGGACTCTGGTTACCGCACCTATATGTCCGGGAAATGGCATGTCGGAGAGCGCCCTCAGCACTGGCCCCGCACGCGCGGGTTCGAACGTTATTTCGGTTTAATCAGCGGTGCGAGCAGTTACTACGAGATCATCGAAAACCAGCCTCGCAAACGGCAAATGGTATTGGATGATGATCCTTGGAGCCCACCAGACTCGGGGTTCTATATGACGGATGCATTCACGGACCGAGCGATTGAATTTCTTCAGTCGCACCCATCTGAGAAGCCGTTCCTGCTCTATTTGGCTTACACTGCTCCACATTGGCCTTTACATGCACTCCCCGAAGATATTGCCAGATATGCACATGAGTACGAAGAGGGATGGGACGTGCTGCGTCAGGATCGCTATGCACGAATGCAGGAATTGGGAGTGATCGATGAAACGTATGCTTTTTCTTCCAGGCCCCCAAGGCTGCCTGCCTGGCAGGATATGATCGACAGAAATGATTGGGCGCTACGCATGTCCGTATATGCCGCGATGGTGGATCGTATGGATCAGGGGATTGGGAGGGTGATCGATCAGTTGCGGTCTACGGATGCGTTGGACAACACATTGGTGATTTTTCTCTCAGATAACGGTGGATGTGCCGAGAGTGTGGATGGGCGCCGGTTGCATGACCCAAGTACACATGCAGGCGAGCGAGGATCATATCTGGCTTATGAGGAAGCATGGGCGAATGCCTCGAATACTCCCTTCAGGCTTTATAAGCAGTGGGTACACGAAGGTGGCATCGCGACTCCCCTGATCGCACACTGGCCTGCCCGCATCAGAGGGCCAGGCAGAATTATTGACGAGCCCGGCCATGTCATAGATCTAATGGCAACGGTTGCCGAGGTTGCTCGGGCCACCTTGCCTCATTCCGATGGAAAGAGCCTATTGCCACTGTTGGATACGCCCGAGTACAGTTGGCCGGATCGTACCCTGTACTGGGAGCACATTGGGAATCGTGCGATCCGTCAGGGGGACTGGAAACTGGTTTGGGACCGCGGACGCGCTGAGTGGGAGCTCTATAATCTTGCATTGGACGCAACGGAATTGTATGACCTTGCTGCGGAAGCTCCGGAGATTGCTTCTAGCTTGCAGCATCGTTGGGAGGTCTGGGCAGACTCCATCGGGGTTCAACTGCGTTGA
- a CDS encoding iron ABC transporter permease, whose translation MNRWTAALLALALFSVVISVSMGREVSFTEALSVLWHHVTFGYGATPDPIADRIVWQLRLPRAVLALIVGGGLGIIGAAMQTLVRNPLAEPYILGISSGATAGASLFYLGFLPPLISKALSMPIAAFAGGLCAILIVYSVAGSRGHLSVTRLLLAGVAVASLMGALASFITLSSPDPDKLRSVLFWLLGSLHLATWNALIWPAIAVSIGLVVLLVLARPLDGMLTGDESAHSLGVPVESVKRILIVLASLVTGSIVAASGAIGFVGLIVPHAVRSFTGVTHRRVLPASFIAGAIFLLWADVAARALLPGAQLPVGIVTALCGVPFFLILLRQNRHGFG comes from the coding sequence ATGAACCGCTGGACAGCTGCATTACTGGCCTTGGCACTTTTTAGTGTAGTGATCTCCGTGAGCATGGGAAGAGAGGTGTCGTTTACTGAAGCACTGTCGGTATTGTGGCACCATGTTACATTTGGATATGGTGCCACTCCAGATCCCATTGCAGATCGTATTGTTTGGCAGCTGCGTCTTCCTCGTGCTGTACTTGCCCTAATTGTAGGAGGTGGACTCGGAATCATTGGAGCTGCAATGCAAACCTTGGTTCGAAATCCGCTGGCAGAGCCCTACATCCTGGGAATCTCCAGTGGTGCAACCGCGGGTGCATCATTGTTCTATCTGGGCTTTTTGCCTCCCCTGATTTCAAAAGCACTTTCAATGCCGATTGCCGCCTTCGCAGGAGGATTATGTGCAATCCTAATCGTCTACAGCGTCGCAGGTAGCCGGGGACATCTGTCCGTAACTAGGCTGCTTTTGGCCGGGGTAGCTGTCGCATCTCTGATGGGAGCTCTGGCCTCCTTTATCACTCTGTCTTCTCCTGATCCGGATAAGCTGAGGTCGGTCTTATTCTGGCTTCTGGGTTCACTCCATTTGGCAACATGGAATGCACTCATCTGGCCTGCAATTGCTGTCTCAATCGGTCTTGTCGTATTACTTGTGTTGGCACGGCCATTGGATGGGATGCTGACGGGCGATGAGTCCGCCCATTCCCTCGGTGTACCTGTTGAGTCTGTGAAACGAATCCTGATTGTTCTGGCTTCACTAGTGACCGGATCAATCGTTGCCGCAAGTGGAGCAATTGGGTTTGTGGGGTTGATTGTTCCTCACGCCGTCCGTTCCTTCACCGGTGTGACCCATAGACGGGTATTACCAGCGAGCTTTATCGCCGGAGCAATTTTTCTTCTCTGGGCAGACGTTGCGGCCAGAGCCCTTTTGCCCGGCGCACAATTGCCGGTTGGCATTGTTACAGCGCTTTGCGGCGTGCCATTCTTCCTGATACTACTCCGTCAAAATCGTCATGGTTTTGGTTGA
- a CDS encoding SPOR domain-containing protein, giving the protein MMIDSNRGWILILLLLSAVGCSAPGSRSLVDTMDTKVGDEVPIDWTEYEDFNPEAYQEQLEDPSNMIQHDVPEVLLSADLLLFDPSDAQSGFRIQIISTLDKQEADQVVEDALAWWRNFVKDASVYELYPQIEPEPPVYQDFRAPYYRVRLGNFINRDDAVLFLEAVEKSYASAFIAPDMVIIGTPIE; this is encoded by the coding sequence ATGATGATTGATTCTAATCGTGGTTGGATCCTGATCCTCCTGCTTCTTAGTGCAGTCGGCTGCTCCGCTCCGGGATCAAGGTCGCTTGTTGATACGATGGACACAAAAGTCGGGGACGAAGTGCCGATCGATTGGACCGAGTATGAGGACTTCAATCCAGAAGCGTATCAGGAACAGTTGGAAGATCCTTCAAACATGATCCAACACGACGTTCCTGAGGTGCTGCTATCTGCTGATCTGCTGTTATTCGATCCTTCGGATGCGCAATCTGGTTTTCGAATTCAGATTATATCTACACTAGATAAACAGGAAGCAGATCAGGTGGTCGAAGATGCTTTGGCCTGGTGGCGGAATTTTGTCAAGGATGCTTCAGTTTATGAGTTGTACCCACAAATCGAACCGGAGCCACCAGTCTACCAGGATTTCCGTGCCCCCTACTATCGCGTTCGGCTCGGAAACTTTATCAATCGGGATGATGCCGTGCTCTTCTTGGAAGCGGTTGAGAAGAGTTATGCCAGTGCGTTCATCGCACCAGACATGGTCATTATTGGAACTCCGATAGAGTAG
- a CDS encoding TonB-dependent receptor: MKHFLLIFSSLLFVSASLAQYNMTGTVVTLDVGDSLPGASVVLEGTSRGTTTDTEGRFELSGVSPGTYTITVSFVGYENASQVVTVRSADIVLNFELESTSVALEGLEVFSSRALEQRTPVSFTTLGRAELRRDLGSRDVPLVLNSAPSVYSTAQGGGAGDARVNVRGFNQRNIAIMVNGIPTNDMENGWLYWSNWDGLGEVINSIQLQRGLSVVTLATPSIGGTMNILTDPARNTRQILLRQEFGNDGLRKTNLVLSSGLINGKVAVTVSGVRKTGRGYVDGTWTDMWSYYAAVGWNASSRHRIDFFAIGTPQRHGQNLFRQNIAAYDHGFARKVFERDGLDEETIDDILRQFPERGRRWNQNIGAVSESYTRDQHNGFGPVRRKNAEYIDEIENFFHKPIVSLIHFGQLTDKSLLSTTLYYSGGKGGGSGRHGAFIQNYDGPSPVPDYDAQIQWNRENGQSFGIIRNRHNVQWTLGAISKLTHQVSSRFKLEVGIDWRTAEIQHFSTVRDLLGGNGYLRIGDSDFWDPEEQVRQLGERFEYNDEVTVDWIGGFLQGQYDAGPWSGFAVAGYTSVKYSFEDFFTDDGNGEFFTASPPSIGGYQVKGGVSYSLNDAVSVYANSGYISKVPVFDGVIDAISGSINPDPQNETFVGIESGMSFRSLNRKMTAKLNFYHTTWNDRTVTRNLVEQSGNDELVSIKGLNALHKGIEGELAWQPVDFVRVDGAFSFGDWRYTDDVSGTYTLDRSNPDSQQEVSLPLSGVKVGDAPQSQAAYAITAFPYSGLHVKLTGRSYARHFADFDPAGYSDRRSTVWRAPGYRVFDLQAGYDFDRGRYGIRLFLHVFNLTNAFYVQDAVNNSRFHAYIENGSNMGRADDAEVFLGLPRTFNVGTRITFH; encoded by the coding sequence ATGAAACACTTCCTGTTAATTTTTTCAAGTCTCCTTTTTGTGAGTGCCTCTCTGGCACAGTATAACATGACCGGGACCGTTGTCACGCTTGATGTCGGCGACTCATTACCTGGTGCTTCTGTAGTTCTGGAGGGCACTTCTCGTGGAACTACAACGGATACAGAAGGACGTTTTGAGCTCTCCGGCGTTTCGCCTGGTACCTACACGATTACCGTTTCCTTTGTGGGCTATGAAAATGCATCACAGGTGGTGACCGTACGGAGTGCTGATATCGTGCTGAATTTCGAACTTGAGTCTACCAGTGTGGCTTTGGAGGGCTTGGAAGTATTTTCTTCGAGAGCATTGGAGCAGCGGACTCCGGTTTCCTTCACGACCCTGGGGCGAGCAGAGTTGCGGCGTGATCTTGGTTCGCGTGATGTGCCACTGGTGCTCAATAGCGCACCGTCGGTCTACAGTACAGCGCAGGGAGGTGGTGCGGGTGACGCGCGTGTGAATGTACGGGGGTTCAATCAGCGCAATATTGCCATCATGGTCAACGGGATTCCAACCAATGACATGGAAAATGGCTGGCTTTACTGGTCAAACTGGGATGGTTTGGGGGAGGTGATAAACTCCATCCAGCTTCAACGTGGCCTGTCTGTTGTCACACTGGCGACGCCGTCCATCGGTGGTACAATGAATATCCTTACCGACCCGGCACGTAATACCCGACAAATACTCCTCAGACAGGAATTCGGGAACGATGGGCTTCGTAAGACCAACCTTGTACTGTCCTCCGGGCTGATTAATGGTAAGGTTGCCGTGACCGTATCCGGGGTTCGAAAGACGGGACGGGGGTATGTGGACGGAACGTGGACGGACATGTGGTCCTATTACGCTGCAGTCGGTTGGAATGCAAGCAGTAGGCATCGTATAGACTTTTTTGCAATCGGTACACCTCAGCGCCATGGGCAAAACCTGTTCCGGCAGAATATTGCTGCCTATGACCACGGCTTTGCAAGAAAAGTGTTTGAGCGGGATGGATTGGATGAAGAGACGATAGACGATATTCTGCGGCAATTCCCAGAAAGAGGGCGGCGCTGGAATCAAAACATCGGCGCCGTCTCAGAGAGCTATACACGAGATCAGCACAATGGCTTTGGGCCCGTTCGGCGCAAGAATGCCGAATATATTGATGAAATTGAGAATTTTTTTCACAAGCCCATTGTGAGTTTGATCCATTTTGGACAGCTGACAGACAAGTCCCTGCTTTCGACTACCCTGTATTATTCAGGAGGAAAAGGCGGTGGCTCTGGGCGCCATGGTGCATTTATCCAGAATTATGATGGCCCGTCCCCTGTCCCCGACTATGATGCGCAGATTCAGTGGAACAGAGAGAATGGGCAGTCTTTCGGTATAATCCGCAACCGCCATAATGTCCAGTGGACACTGGGAGCTATTTCCAAGTTGACTCACCAGGTGAGCAGCCGCTTCAAGTTGGAGGTAGGAATTGACTGGCGCACGGCGGAAATTCAGCATTTCAGTACGGTGAGGGATCTACTCGGAGGGAATGGGTATTTGCGAATTGGAGATAGTGACTTCTGGGATCCGGAAGAGCAGGTCCGGCAACTGGGTGAGCGCTTTGAGTACAATGATGAGGTGACGGTGGATTGGATCGGGGGATTTCTGCAGGGGCAGTATGATGCAGGTCCATGGAGCGGTTTTGCAGTTGCAGGTTATACCAGTGTGAAGTATTCGTTTGAAGATTTCTTCACCGATGACGGAAATGGGGAATTTTTCACGGCGTCGCCACCTTCCATTGGCGGTTATCAGGTCAAAGGTGGCGTAAGTTATAGCCTGAATGATGCGGTCTCCGTTTATGCAAATTCAGGCTATATCTCCAAAGTACCTGTTTTTGATGGTGTCATAGATGCCATCTCGGGCAGCATAAACCCAGACCCTCAGAACGAAACATTCGTCGGGATAGAAAGCGGTATGAGTTTCAGGTCTCTCAACAGAAAAATGACGGCGAAGCTCAATTTCTATCACACTACATGGAATGATCGTACGGTGACTCGCAATCTCGTGGAGCAAAGCGGTAATGATGAACTCGTAAGTATCAAAGGGTTGAATGCACTGCACAAAGGAATCGAAGGAGAGCTTGCCTGGCAGCCGGTGGATTTCGTGCGCGTGGATGGCGCTTTTTCTTTTGGTGATTGGCGCTACACCGATGATGTGTCGGGTACATACACACTTGATCGCTCTAATCCGGATAGTCAGCAGGAGGTGTCGCTTCCGCTTAGTGGCGTCAAGGTAGGCGATGCTCCCCAGTCACAAGCGGCCTACGCGATAACGGCATTCCCGTATTCGGGGCTACATGTTAAGCTGACCGGGCGCTCCTATGCCCGGCATTTTGCGGATTTTGATCCTGCAGGATATAGTGATCGAAGGAGTACTGTATGGAGGGCTCCGGGATATAGGGTATTTGATCTACAGGCTGGCTATGATTTTGACAGAGGACGATACGGCATTCGCTTGTTTTTGCATGTCTTCAACCTAACGAATGCGTTCTATGTGCAGGATGCCGTAAATAATTCCCGTTTTCACGCCTATATCGAGAATGGTTCAAATATGGGAAGGGCAGACGATGCAGAGGTATTCCTTGGTTTACCCAGAACATTTAACGTTGGGACGCGCATCACCTTCCACTGA
- the deoC gene encoding deoxyribose-phosphate aldolase gives MSDIRLNTLDLNAVELAGMIDHTKLGPDTTIKDIDVLCQQAAKYEFASVCVPPCYVTEAKLMLQEKSPAVCTVLGFPHGNSCTTAKAKEASLAVEKGATEVDMVMAVGLLKSGLYKDVEKDIEAIVRICEGTALVKVILECVLLTDEEKRTACRLASDAGADYVKTSTGFAGGGATEKDVALMYDTIGSRLGIKASGGIRTGAEALTMIRAGASRIGASASVAIIQGMNDD, from the coding sequence ATGAGTGATATTCGCCTCAACACCTTAGACTTGAATGCTGTCGAATTGGCTGGGATGATTGATCATACCAAACTCGGTCCTGATACTACGATCAAAGATATAGACGTTCTTTGTCAACAAGCCGCCAAGTATGAGTTTGCTAGTGTGTGTGTTCCTCCGTGCTACGTTACAGAAGCTAAATTGATGCTCCAGGAAAAGTCTCCGGCAGTCTGTACAGTGCTAGGATTTCCACATGGAAACAGTTGTACTACCGCAAAAGCCAAGGAAGCATCGCTTGCTGTTGAGAAGGGAGCAACCGAGGTTGATATGGTCATGGCGGTGGGGCTGCTGAAGAGTGGCTTGTACAAGGATGTCGAAAAGGATATTGAGGCAATTGTACGAATTTGTGAGGGCACTGCCTTGGTGAAGGTGATTCTTGAATGCGTTCTACTGACGGATGAAGAAAAGCGCACAGCATGCCGTTTAGCGAGCGATGCCGGAGCAGATTATGTCAAAACCTCAACAGGATTTGCGGGTGGAGGAGCCACCGAAAAAGATGTTGCCCTGATGTATGATACAATTGGGAGTAGGCTTGGCATCAAGGCATCCGGTGGAATACGAACCGGTGCTGAAGCGCTGACGATGATTCGAGCAGGAGCAAGCAGGATTGGGGCCAGTGCTTCGGTAGCAATTATCCAAGGAATGAATGATGATTGA
- a CDS encoding DUF2088 domain-containing protein, with product MGSKSPIALLTQTDIARILEKELGDRFARDDRILVIIPDATRTAPLPTIFPLVCDLLLERVAALDFLIALGTHPPMSEQARLALVGISHAEKCGRYSSVNIFNHAWADPSELITLTTIPDEEVFSITRGLIKRPLPVTINRKVLDYDVALVCGPVFPHEVAGFSGGNKYFFPGISGPEVIDFTHWVGALMSSRAIIGTYDTPIRRLINRAANELPCNRVFMNLVVQDDGLAGVYIGDDEDESWLRAARHSAQLHITWMKKPVSQAFAIIPSMYDDLWTGAKGMYKLEPVIADGGEILLYAPHISELSYTHGTLLDTIGFHGTDYFKANWNQYRHFPWTVLAHAAHVRGQTTYKDGVETPRIRLTLASQISKERCEKVGLGYHDLDSIDLRWWRNRKDPDYLYVPRAGEHLYKLDSAKT from the coding sequence ATGGGATCTAAATCACCAATAGCGCTGCTGACTCAAACAGATATCGCCCGGATTCTTGAAAAAGAGTTAGGGGACCGGTTTGCACGCGATGATCGAATCCTAGTGATCATCCCGGATGCAACGCGTACGGCACCACTGCCTACAATCTTCCCCTTGGTCTGTGATCTTCTACTGGAACGGGTCGCGGCTCTGGATTTCCTGATTGCACTTGGAACCCATCCGCCGATGAGTGAGCAGGCTCGGCTAGCACTTGTGGGAATCTCACATGCTGAAAAATGCGGCCGTTACTCGAGCGTCAATATTTTTAATCATGCATGGGCTGACCCGTCAGAACTGATCACCCTGACAACCATCCCGGATGAAGAGGTTTTTTCAATCACCAGAGGACTGATCAAACGCCCACTTCCTGTAACAATCAACAGAAAAGTGCTTGACTATGACGTGGCCCTGGTGTGCGGGCCGGTTTTTCCACATGAGGTGGCGGGGTTTTCAGGGGGAAACAAATACTTTTTTCCTGGAATCAGTGGACCGGAAGTGATTGACTTTACGCACTGGGTCGGTGCCCTCATGTCCAGCCGTGCGATTATCGGCACGTATGACACGCCGATTCGCCGGTTGATCAACCGTGCGGCCAATGAGCTTCCTTGCAATCGCGTCTTCATGAATCTGGTTGTGCAGGACGATGGTTTGGCCGGAGTGTACATCGGGGACGATGAGGATGAATCCTGGTTGAGAGCAGCCCGGCATTCTGCTCAACTACATATCACGTGGATGAAAAAGCCAGTTTCTCAGGCATTCGCAATCATCCCGTCCATGTATGATGATCTATGGACAGGAGCAAAAGGGATGTATAAACTGGAACCGGTTATTGCCGATGGTGGCGAAATCCTCCTCTATGCCCCGCATATTTCAGAGCTCTCGTATACCCACGGCACACTCCTGGATACCATCGGCTTTCACGGCACGGACTACTTCAAAGCAAACTGGAATCAGTATCGTCATTTTCCGTGGACTGTTCTTGCACATGCGGCACATGTTCGTGGGCAAACCACCTATAAGGATGGTGTGGAAACCCCTCGCATCCGTCTTACACTCGCCAGCCAGATTTCCAAAGAACGATGCGAAAAAGTTGGACTTGGATACCATGACCTAGACTCCATTGACCTTCGCTGGTGGAGAAACCGAAAGGATCCAGATTATCTGTACGTACCCAGAGCCGGAGAGCATCTGTATAAGCTTGATTCTGCGAAGACCTAG
- a CDS encoding SDR family oxidoreductase, whose translation MRRTILITGASTGIGAETARCLAKGNTLILHHNQSPIEPVVEEVQAMGGTAYTSQADLMSEAGCYSLMQEVNRVTEHLDVLINNAGSLLQRHLVEEVTWSLMERIFTLNTYSAMLLTKLCVPLLRKGNSPSIVNMTSIAMRHGAPTATVYGAAKGAMDSFTRGSARELAPDIRVNAVAPGVILTPFHDRYSTDEKLAAMANDTPVGFNGESDHIAQTVKLLIENSFITGETIDVNGGLFMR comes from the coding sequence ATGCGACGCACAATTCTGATTACAGGTGCCAGTACAGGCATAGGTGCCGAAACGGCTCGGTGCCTAGCCAAGGGCAATACCTTAATTCTTCACCATAACCAATCCCCGATTGAACCCGTGGTGGAAGAGGTACAGGCTATGGGTGGCACTGCCTATACATCCCAAGCTGATCTCATGAGCGAAGCCGGGTGTTACTCCCTGATGCAGGAGGTGAACCGTGTTACAGAACACCTTGATGTATTAATCAATAACGCGGGAAGTCTGCTCCAGCGTCACCTGGTTGAAGAGGTGACATGGTCACTCATGGAGCGCATCTTTACACTGAATACCTATTCGGCGATGTTGCTTACAAAGCTGTGTGTTCCATTGTTACGGAAAGGAAATTCACCCAGCATCGTGAACATGACTTCCATTGCAATGCGGCATGGTGCGCCTACAGCAACGGTGTATGGGGCCGCAAAAGGAGCGATGGACTCGTTCACGCGTGGATCGGCACGTGAGCTTGCCCCGGACATTCGTGTCAATGCGGTTGCTCCTGGTGTGATTCTCACACCATTTCATGATCGCTATTCCACTGACGAAAAATTGGCTGCTATGGCCAACGATACACCTGTGGGCTTCAATGGCGAAAGTGATCATATCGCGCAGACGGTAAAACTTCTGATCGAAAACTCCTTCATCACCGGCGAGACCATAGATGTCAATGGTGGGTTGTTTATGCGCTAA
- a CDS encoding DUF2911 domain-containing protein: MYRFNTALFLLAFLLFGASDALSQRPSSPRGEASTQIGEAWIIVDYGRPILRGRTGIFGSDEDYGTMVTGPAPVWRAGANKSTRLHTEIPLMIGDVQIAAGEYSVFVDLSQDGWTFILSAHAAKDSGRAPGDGIWGAYGYTADKDVVRVPMTVSEMTHSADQFTIGFFDVTDKGGVLSMIWEHTMASVPFTVVQ; encoded by the coding sequence ATGTACCGATTCAATACTGCACTCTTCCTGTTGGCATTTCTCTTATTTGGAGCCAGTGACGCGTTATCTCAGCGGCCTTCCTCCCCTCGCGGCGAAGCATCGACGCAGATTGGAGAAGCGTGGATCATTGTTGATTATGGGCGTCCAATCCTTCGTGGCCGCACAGGAATCTTTGGCTCTGACGAAGACTATGGTACGATGGTGACCGGGCCTGCGCCTGTCTGGCGCGCGGGTGCAAACAAGTCAACACGGTTGCACACCGAGATTCCCCTCATGATTGGCGATGTCCAGATTGCGGCTGGTGAATACAGTGTATTCGTTGATCTAAGCCAGGATGGCTGGACCTTTATTCTTTCTGCGCACGCAGCCAAAGATTCTGGCCGAGCTCCCGGGGACGGAATCTGGGGTGCCTATGGCTATACTGCTGACAAAGATGTCGTCCGTGTTCCCATGACGGTGAGTGAGATGACCCACAGCGCTGATCAATTCACGATTGGGTTTTTCGACGTGACGGATAAAGGTGGCGTGCTTTCTATGATATGGGAGCATACAATGGCGAGCGTTCCCTTCACGGTCGTTCAGTAG